The Candidatus Neomarinimicrobiota bacterium genome includes a region encoding these proteins:
- a CDS encoding flagellin → MSELMRIYSNIQAMQNMNSLGNISDKMSMHQMRLATGKKINSAADDPAGYQLARSLETRKRGLDVALQNVSQAKNVLNVAEGGYQNIMDILQTVKEKATQAADYTLSSTQRTSIDDQVSALVSEIEDIVAETTFNGDSLIDGGYSGAFHTGEGSTDQLSVSLGDSDSAALSINSISLSSANGASSAISTVSTAIDTLAGRIQDVGEYKVRLASKEQSLSVASTNTEAIRSSVEDADFAKEQMEVMKLQILQQTAISSFAQANSAPQVVLSLFR, encoded by the coding sequence ATGAGTGAACTAATGAGGATTTACTCGAACATTCAAGCGATGCAGAACATGAATTCACTGGGGAATATCAGTGACAAGATGTCCATGCATCAAATGCGTCTGGCAACAGGCAAAAAGATCAACTCAGCTGCAGATGATCCAGCCGGTTACCAGTTAGCCCGTAGTTTGGAAACCAGAAAACGTGGTCTGGATGTTGCCTTGCAAAATGTAAGTCAAGCCAAGAACGTGTTAAATGTTGCCGAAGGTGGCTATCAGAATATCATGGATATTCTCCAAACCGTAAAAGAAAAAGCAACTCAGGCAGCCGATTATACGCTTTCCAGTACTCAGCGTACTTCGATTGATGACCAAGTTTCCGCTCTGGTTTCTGAAATTGAGGATATTGTAGCTGAAACCACCTTTAACGGTGACAGCCTCATCGATGGTGGCTATTCTGGTGCTTTTCATACCGGTGAAGGTTCTACAGATCAGTTATCTGTTTCCCTGGGTGACTCTGACTCAGCTGCATTGAGCATCAATAGCATTTCACTGAGTTCAGCTAATGGTGCCAGTAGTGCTATTTCAACTGTATCAACAGCAATTGATACACTCGCAGGTCGAATCCAGGATGTTGGTGAGTATAAGGTGCGTCTTGCTTCCAAAGAACAATCTTTGTCAGTAGCATCCACCAATACTGAAGCGATCCGCTCATCAGTGGAAGATGCCGATTTTGCCAAGGAACAAATGGAAGTGATGAAGTTGCAGATTCTTCAACAGACTGCTATCTCATCCTTTGCTCAGGCAAACAGTGCACCACAAGTAGTGCTCTCTCTCTTCCGTTAA
- a CDS encoding helix-turn-helix domain-containing protein, giving the protein MSNGFMSIKDVAGYLKIKEQTVYRLVQQGKIPGLKLGGQWKVKKDHLDRMFDEILTEKLKEINS; this is encoded by the coding sequence ATGTCAAATGGCTTTATGAGTATCAAAGATGTAGCTGGTTATTTGAAAATCAAGGAGCAGACCGTTTATCGCCTGGTACAGCAAGGAAAAATCCCCGGCCTGAAGCTGGGAGGTCAATGGAAGGTTAAAAAAGATCACTTGGACCGGATGTTTGATGAGATACTGACTGAAAAACTGAAGGAGATCAATAGCTAG
- a CDS encoding flagellin produces the protein MSDLMRIHANVQAMQSMNSLSQINEKIGMHQLRLATGKKINSAAEDPAGYQLARSLETRRRGLDAALQNVSQAKNVMNVAEGGYQNIMDILQTIKEKATQAADYSLSSTQRSSINDQVAALIAEIEEIVDETTFNGDSLIDGGYSGAFHTGEGASDELTITLQNSDSAALSINSLDLSSANGASGAISTASSAIDTLAGRIQDVGEYKVRLASKERTLSVAVTNAEATRSVIEDADFAKEQMEVMKLQILQQTAVSSLVQANSAPQVVLSLFR, from the coding sequence ATGAGTGACCTGATGAGAATTCACGCAAACGTACAAGCCATGCAATCCATGAATTCATTGAGTCAGATCAATGAAAAGATCGGTATGCATCAACTTCGTTTGGCAACCGGCAAGAAGATCAATTCCGCAGCTGAAGATCCTGCAGGATATCAGTTGGCCAGAAGTCTTGAAACCAGACGTCGGGGACTTGACGCTGCTCTGCAAAATGTGAGTCAGGCGAAAAACGTTATGAATGTAGCTGAAGGCGGGTATCAGAATATTATGGATATTCTCCAGACCATTAAGGAGAAGGCTACTCAGGCAGCTGACTACTCATTGTCAAGTACACAACGATCATCAATCAATGACCAGGTCGCTGCTCTTATTGCAGAGATCGAAGAGATTGTGGATGAGACCACGTTTAACGGTGACAGTCTCATTGATGGTGGTTATTCCGGTGCATTTCATACTGGTGAGGGAGCTTCAGATGAGCTGACCATCACATTACAAAATAGCGATTCTGCGGCTTTGAGTATCAATTCACTGGATTTGTCCTCTGCTAATGGTGCGAGTGGAGCCATTTCTACGGCGAGTTCAGCAATCGATACACTGGCTGGTCGCATCCAGGATGTTGGTGAATATAAAGTTCGCCTGGCATCTAAAGAACGGACACTCTCTGTGGCAGTTACTAATGCAGAAGCGACTCGGAGTGTGATCGAGGATGCCGATTTCGCCAAGGAACAGATGGAGGTGATGAAGTTGCAGATCCTGCAGCAGACAGCCGTATCATCCTTAGTGCAAGCAAACTCGGCACCCCAGGTCGTTCTCTCACTCTTCAGATAA